The Leopardus geoffroyi isolate Oge1 chromosome C3, O.geoffroyi_Oge1_pat1.0, whole genome shotgun sequence genomic interval AGAAAACTCAAGTAAAAGCACCAAAAAATTACCTACACGGTTCTATCACATAAATGATGGAATGGAAATGAAGGTGTAGATGTGCTTGCCCGTTGGACACTAAAGCATTTCCTCCcctctgtgttcctttctctgcAAGGAACAGAGGTAACAAGGGTCTCCAAAATTAGTAAACTGTATCCAATCATGTCTATAGTCATATTCtactaaaaaatagtcattttacaCGGTTAAGAGACAAAATATGACTCATGTTCAAATTTCTAAACATTAGAAGAGGCATAAAGGGCAATCACCCTGAGATCAACTTTAAAATAAGTTACAAATTTCCAATATTGAATAACCAAAAGTAGAATTAGCAGTTATAATCACTTCAATATTCTTGGGTTCTTATTCCAGTAGGATTTGCTGTttcaatttaaaatctttttttttttttttgtaaattttcttttaatgtttatttttgagggagagagagaaacagaacacaagtggggcaggggcagaggagagggaaacacagaatctgaaggaggctccaggttctgagctgtcaacacagagcccagcacggggcttgaacccatgaaccatgagatcatgacctgagctgaagtctgctgcttaaccgactgagccacccaggtggccttcattttaaaatcttaaattataaaCTGATGCTGTTGGgtattgtcttttttctctgtattccaGCAGTGGAGCTATATAGGATCAGAGATGATCTACTTCATTAGtcccttaattaaaaaaacatgagtAACACATCCACgtgtttctgattaaaaaaattctttcctatatgtaatttggaaaatacaggaaaacataaagatgaagaaaatggatGATAATTAGGAGACAAATGTTAAAACGTTATtaggcttttcttatttttctaatacCTATAATACATTTTAAGATCTTCACCATCAAGAGATGATATCATTCAATATTTGTGTTAGCTGGCCACAGTACATTATATCCAATGTCAAGATTAGGAGTCATACGCTAGAACTTTATCCAATGCTTTTAAAAGGAGCTATTTCAATGATAACTGTTCAAACTAtgtatgttgtttttaaatgtttcaccttggggcgcctgggtagctcagttgtgaagcatctgacttcagcccaggtcatgatctcacagtttgtgagtttgagtcccacatcaggtgagcttcTGCCCCGTTTCCGGTAAAACACGAGCcccgggtgagccccacttctctctctgcccttgctcacttgcaccctctctctctctctctcaaaaaaaaaaaaaagtttcacctTGCAAGATTATGCCTGGTCAaatttttcttcaagatttttctttttttttttttgaaagtttatttattttgagagaatcccaagcaggctctgcactgtcagcgcagagcccaattcggggcttgaacccatgtgctgtgagatcatgatctgagctgaaatcaagagtcagatacctgaccagctgagccacccaggagcccccaccttttttttttttttagatttttaagaaacaaacataaggaaagatgttgaaaattaagaaaaaaacaaaacctaaaatacgCTTACACACAATGCCAAGTTATGTGCTTTTCACAAACTGGCAATCTTTGAAGAAACCCAAATagctgaccattttttaaaaggcttttgtgAAAGTGAGCAAGAGAGGCAGTGGGGCAAGAACAGTGTATCTACACATGTCTGGTGGCTGTGGTGAAAGGAGGCCTGTTCGCTGTGCTTTAATGTTACTATGGTCCACCAAGGGGAGCACCAAAGTGTACTTTAGGGTTAATGGCAGCTTGTAACAAAAGGGGCTACAACTAAAAAAGCTACACCCATCTAATGATAATGCCTAAAACTGGGAAGATTAGTATTACCTTAAAAAAGAACCCACAGCATACTTTCTGGTCATCATCAAATTGTTCCTTATCACTTTCTCCATCATATTTTTCAACGGATACATCAGTCTTTTCAGGAGGTTTCAGATCTGAGAGGGAAACTTCAATCAGATTAACATTTTTCGGAGCAGCAGGTGGGAAAACAGGTTTAGGAGGAGGCTCTGAGGGTTGGTTCAGGTGGTCCTCATTTGGTGTCAGACGTACTGTCTCTGTGATAGGCTGCGACAGGACTTCAGAAACTGTGGACTCAAGAGGCTTGatctccttttcttctgggtTATGTACATGCTCTCCCAAAGTCCCTCTGGGTTCCAATTCCtcctttttaacttcttccttagGTTTGGATTCCTTTAACTGAGGTTCTCCATCATCCCCAAAACACACAAACGACCTAGTCTGAATAGGAACTTGACTTGGTGAAAACCTCCGTAACCGAGGAAGACTATCCACAGACCGAGGGGGCGTCAGTGTTCGATTCAAAggtgttatttttaattcatttggcCTAGGAGTCCTTTGATTCTTAACAGAAAAAGATGTGCTCTTCCTGTTGGAAGACTGTGGAGATGGGTGGGTAGGACGGGGGGAGTCTGACGAAAAGGGTGCGATGGTTGACGACAGGCCCGCCTGCCTGGAGGGTTTAAAATCTCGAATCTGTTTTTGTGGAGAGGGTTGAGGAGGTGAAATCACCCAGGACTGTTGCTCCCTCATCTGCATTAACATCTCCTGCTGAAGGGACAAGCGCTGCATTTCTTGTTGTAGGAAATGCAGAGATGAATTTAACTTTTCAATGGACTTTGTATATTCTAAGATCTCTCCTTCGTTTAAAGTTTCCTCTGAGGGGCTTGCCAGGTTCCACTGCTTCTCTGGATCAACGGGTGTGGTTGGAGACTTTAGCCATTTGGCTTGAGGATTCTCCATGCTTTCTTTGATATCTGCCAGAGACTTACTCCTCTGTCCATTAGCCTTTTGcaaatccttttcttttgctcGATCAGTATATACTTTCTCATCTTCTGCACCGGCCGCTTCCTCTCGAAGAGGGGAaatcccttcccctttctttttcacaACAGTAAGAAATGCCGTCCTTCccattttctgcctctgtttaGTAAAAGcggcttccattttcttcttctgggctTCTATAGCACGTCTCttttcttcaagtttcatccTGAGATGCACCATTTCAGAGGCCAACAGCTGGGTAGTGTCCCGTCCTTGTGGAAGGCCTGTTTCTTCTGGAATTTGTCCCCAAGCAACCACGTGAGGGATATTAAGTTCAGAGCCCTCTGGTGTAGTTTTCTGAGAACTGCTTCCGCTACTTTTCCCATCAGTATGGTTCAGTTTCCTGAATTTCTGTTCTGCAAAGCTGGTCATTTTAACTCCAGAACTAGAAGAAGCACTGCTACCTGGCTGAGACTTGGTACTTACAGTACTTGGACAAGGACTCAAAGCTTCTCTGGGATTGCAGGTTCGAATATCATAATCCTGAAGAAATTTAGAGGCATCGTCCATGTCAGAGTCTAAGCTCACAGTATAATCTCTCAAAGAAGAATCTTCATCCATAGTTTCAGGGATGTCTTCTGAAGGAACATGAATTCCAGTGTCTACTTCAGTATTGTCAGTTATGGGACTCAAGGCACCTTTTGTATCAGTTATGTTATCAGGACTAGACTGATTTAGCTTGATGTTTGAATTTAGGATACTCATTTCCTGGTTATGAAGAAAGAAGCCATTAGCAATCTGATCTGGCTGAGATGTATGGGGAGATTTTTCAGTATCATGAATTATTTGTAATGCTTCTTCAATGCTTGGTGTCTCAATCTGATTGCCAAACTCATCCAGAAGTACTCTGTTTTGTAAAGCTCCATTTGGAAGCTTATAATGAATATTCTCATTAGAATTTAGTTCATTTGTATTAAGGGGCATGTAAGATTTGAGGTCACTGTGACAGTCTGTATTAAGTTCTTCTTCAATgctttctgcttcctcttctccatttACTGGCTTGAAGGAcaaatttttcctaatatttttagaTACACGATTATTGTTCAGAGTAAGTCCTTCATTACTAATAGAACGAGTGATTCCTCGGTTTGGAGTGGATCTGTGTACAGTGTTTTCTCT includes:
- the CAMSAP2 gene encoding calmodulin-regulated spectrin-associated protein 2 isoform X9, with the protein product MISPGPKSPAIWPGWWPKPLGQSAHLAMIDTLMMAYTVEMVSIEKVIACAQQYSAFFQATDLPYDIEDAVMYWINKVNEHLKDIMEQEQKLKEHHTVEAPGGQKSPSKWFWKLVPARYRKEQTLLKQLPCIPLVENLLKDGTDGCALAALIHFYCPGVVRLEDICLKETMSLADSLYNLQLIQEFCQEYLNQCCHFTLEDMLYAASSIKSNYLVFMAELFWWFEVVKPSFVQPRVVRPQGGTEPMNDMPSVPVLNAAKTNIVDGSCSSDFTSSGEGAAFTHSHHHLPSRHSHTQAHSSASGGIRRSSSMSYVDGFIGTWPKEKRSSVHGVSFDISFDRENTVHRSTPNRGITRSISNEGLTLNNNRVSKNIRKNLSFKPVNGEEEAESIEEELNTDCHSDLKSYMPLNTNELNSNENIHYKLPNGALQNRVLLDEFGNQIETPSIEEALQIIHDTEKSPHTSQPDQIANGFFLHNQEMSILNSNIKLNQSSPDNITDTKGALSPITDNTEVDTGIHVPSEDIPETMDEDSSLRDYTVSLDSDMDDASKFLQDYDIRTCNPREALSPCPSTVSTKSQPGSSASSSSGVKMTSFAEQKFRKLNHTDGKSSGSSSQKTTPEGSELNIPHVVAWGQIPEETGLPQGRDTTQLLASEMVHLRMKLEEKRRAIEAQKKKMEAAFTKQRQKMGRTAFLTVVKKKGEGISPLREEAAGAEDEKVYTDRAKEKDLQKANGQRSKSLADIKESMENPQAKWLKSPTTPVDPEKQWNLASPSEETLNEGEILEYTKSIEKLNSSLHFLQQEMQRLSLQQEMLMQMREQQSWVISPPQPSPQKQIRDFKPSRQAGLSSTIAPFSSDSPRPTHPSPQSSNRKSTSFSVKNQRTPRPNELKITPLNRTLTPPRSVDSLPRLRRFSPSQVPIQTRSFVCFGDDGEPQLKESKPKEEVKKEELEPRGTLGEHVHNPEEKEIKPLESTVSEVLSQPITETVRLTPNEDHLNQPSEPPPKPVFPPAAPKNVNLIEVSLSDLKPPEKTDVSVEKYDGESDKEQFDDDQKVCCGFFFKDDQKAENDMAMKRAALLEKRLRREKETQLRKQQLEAEMEHKKEETRRKTEEERQKKEDERARREFIRQEYMRRKQLKLMEDMDTVIKPRPQIAKQKKQRPKSIHRDHIESPKTPIKGPPGSRIYRVFSVSSLSLASLNTGDNESVHSGKRTPRSESVEGFLSPSRCGSRNGEKDWENASTTSSVASGTEYTGPKLYKEPSAKSNKHIIQNALAHCCLAGKVNEGQKKKILEEMEKSDANNFLILFRDSGCQFRSLYTYCPETEEINKLTGIGPKSITKKMIEGLYKYNSDRKQFSHIPAKTLSASVDAITIHSHLWQTKRPVTPKKLLPTKA